From Corynebacterium frankenforstense DSM 45800, the proteins below share one genomic window:
- the recR gene encoding recombination mediator RecR has protein sequence MFEGPLQDLIDELSRLPGVGPKSAQRIAFHLLRVEPEDISRLTTALTAVRDGVSFCRICCNISADDVCRICADSTRDASVICVVEEPKDIQVIERTGEYEGRYHVLGGALDPLANVGPRELNISQLLQRIGGVLPDRETAESTPEAPAYEDTPEVSEVILATDPNTEGEATASYLVRLLRDFPGLKISKLASGMPLGGDLEFVDELTLSRALSGRLTV, from the coding sequence GTGTTTGAAGGACCCTTGCAGGACCTCATCGACGAGCTGTCGCGGCTGCCCGGGGTGGGCCCGAAGTCCGCGCAGCGCATCGCCTTCCACCTGCTGCGCGTCGAGCCGGAGGACATCAGCCGGCTGACCACCGCGCTCACGGCGGTCCGCGACGGCGTCAGCTTCTGCCGGATCTGCTGCAACATCTCCGCCGACGACGTCTGCCGCATCTGCGCGGACTCGACCCGCGACGCCTCCGTGATCTGCGTGGTCGAGGAGCCCAAGGACATCCAGGTCATCGAGCGCACCGGCGAGTACGAGGGGCGCTACCACGTGCTCGGCGGGGCGCTCGACCCGCTGGCCAACGTCGGCCCGCGCGAGCTGAACATCTCGCAGCTGCTGCAGCGCATCGGCGGGGTGCTGCCGGACCGCGAGACCGCGGAGTCGACCCCGGAGGCGCCCGCCTACGAGGACACCCCGGAGGTCTCCGAGGTCATCCTGGCCACCGACCCGAACACCGAGGGCGAGGCCACGGCCTCCTACCTGGTGCGCCTGTTGCGCGACTTCCCGGGGCTGAAGATCTCCAAGCTGGCCTCGGGCATGCCGCTGGGCGGCGACCTCGAGTTCGTCGACGAGCTGACGCTCTCGCGCGCGCTGTCGGGGCGCCTGACGGTCTGA
- a CDS encoding YbaB/EbfC family nucleoid-associated protein produces the protein MQAILQQAQEMQQQLQAAQQEILATELVGSAGNGLVEITLTGGGEVRGVKIDPKVVDPEDVETLQDLVQGAFADGHDKIGKLAQEKLGPLTPSSGPEGASGLFG, from the coding sequence ATGCAGGCGATCCTGCAGCAGGCCCAGGAGATGCAGCAGCAGCTCCAGGCCGCCCAGCAGGAGATTCTCGCCACCGAGCTCGTCGGCTCGGCGGGCAACGGCCTCGTGGAGATCACGCTCACCGGCGGCGGCGAGGTCCGCGGCGTCAAGATCGACCCGAAGGTCGTCGACCCCGAGGACGTCGAGACCCTGCAGGACCTCGTCCAGGGCGCCTTCGCCGACGGCCACGACAAGATCGGCAAGCTGGCCCAGGAGAAGCTCGGCCCGCTGACCCCGAGCTCCGGCCCGGAGGGCGCCAGCGGCCTGTTCGGCTAG
- a CDS encoding type 1 glutamine amidotransferase produces the protein MNREPLAIGLVLPDVLGTYGDDGNALVLRQRARMRDIPAEIHRITLGEPVPESLDVYTIGGGEDTAQILAAEHLIADGGLSRAAAAGRPMIAICAGLQVLGESFRVGDRVVDGVGLIDATTAAMAERAIGELASTPTGAGASAGLTEPLTGFENHLGATILGPDAQPLGKVTHGNGNADETAAQTAASEGRGDGTQTGVDGAVQGSVIATYMHGPVLARNPQLADLLLAQAMGIAPAELEPLEIPVIDRLRMERLARRH, from the coding sequence GTGAACCGCGAACCGCTTGCGATCGGGCTGGTGCTGCCCGACGTTCTGGGCACCTACGGCGACGACGGCAACGCTCTGGTGCTGCGCCAGCGCGCCCGGATGCGCGACATCCCGGCGGAGATCCACCGGATCACCCTCGGCGAGCCCGTGCCGGAGTCGCTGGACGTCTACACCATCGGCGGCGGCGAGGACACCGCGCAGATCCTGGCCGCCGAACACCTGATCGCCGACGGCGGCCTGTCGCGCGCGGCGGCGGCCGGGCGGCCGATGATCGCCATCTGCGCCGGCCTGCAGGTCCTCGGCGAGAGCTTCCGGGTCGGCGACCGCGTGGTCGACGGCGTGGGGCTCATCGACGCCACCACGGCCGCGATGGCCGAGCGCGCCATCGGCGAGCTGGCCTCCACCCCGACCGGGGCGGGCGCCTCGGCCGGGCTGACCGAGCCGCTGACCGGCTTCGAGAACCACCTGGGGGCCACGATCCTGGGCCCGGACGCGCAGCCGCTGGGCAAGGTCACCCACGGCAACGGCAACGCGGACGAGACGGCCGCGCAGACCGCGGCGTCCGAGGGCCGCGGCGACGGCACCCAGACCGGTGTCGACGGCGCCGTGCAGGGCAGCGTGATCGCCACCTACATGCACGGCCCGGTGCTGGCGCGTAACCCGCAGCTGGCCGACCTGCTGCTGGCCCAGGCGATGGGCATCGCGCCCGCGGAGCTCGAGCCGCTGGAGATCCCGGTCATCGACCGGCTACGCATGGAGCGCCTGGCCCGCCGGCACTGA